ataggtactttaaaatgaaaacatcacTATCAGTTTTgccaacttttaaaatattatcccttaacgaagaaaatattttgaaggcTTTGTTAGTAAGTTATGACAGATAGAAATCAACTATGCCTCCTGATTgtaaaagttttctttttataaattaattatttagacagctctatattttaaaagaaaattgtaggattatattaattttaattaaacgaattatattaattttattgtggcTGTAAGAAAGAAAGTAAGCttccgtgccttggaaagctaGGTCCTGGCGCCTTAACTATTTCCGGTCGTACCGGATCGCTGACCCATcgtattataagagttaggggaAAAACAGCGCAactttgtttgcgcacacacttgtgcactataatatgtcctgcgcagatgGCTGATCGAAATCGATCTGGtggacattattaattttattattaatgttattaattttttttgttgctTTAGTTAGTTAGCGCAGACTGTGCTGAAAACTGTTCCACCCCTATTTTCGTTAGTAAATAGTTTTCGTGATAGTATATTGATtgctaataaatacattatcacTCGAAAAGTAGAAATTAATTTTCacagtgtaaaaaatattacatataaaattggtttttaacaaattattttattttaagcgatAAAAACCAGAATGTGTGACAAAACATCTTCATCaccatcaaaattatttattatgcctTACTAAAAGCTCATTTAActctatttatgtaaaataataaaataaatatggataataaattgattttaaaatcgttatcttaaattattatggTAATTTAAATCGATGTTTAGGGGTTTAAATGGCATCCCTATCatacatcattttataatatattttgaattttaattgacattttgacataacggtttCAGTCAAcaagttgtttaaaaatacaaataatttagtcTGTTAAATTGTACCtcgtaataatattgtaaatataatttaatcaaatgaaatattattgcaTATTCTAAGTTGAATAAACATGAATGGTCATGTAATAAACGATCCACTTGCcggtaaattgatttattataattaaagtattttattattgtgcTTATAAacagtttgtaataaaattcttaCATATTGTTTTAGTGATATATAATGAAGGCCAGTGGCGAATAAATAGAGTATCTCCGATGCACAATTTACAATATAGTGAAGTTAAACTAAAACAGTATGCCTCTAAAATTCGCCAAGCTTTTGTTAGCGCAATTGCTACTAattcaactttaaaatatagcgtaattattgaaaatttatcttTACTAAAATACTCGGAAGAAGATTCAAATGGCTTAATGGTAAGACATCAGGAGGACCatgtcaattaattaaattccttaattaaataagtaatatcatATCAATGCCTTATTTGAAGTTACCAAGTAAACTTACTCTAAATAACTAGCAAATCTGTAACttcgaaaacattttttgtgatctttattattaataaccatggtatgtagttttattttttatatatttccagATAACAGTTACTTCAAGTTCGCAAGACAACAGCagtgctaaaaataaaataatatatgttgcaATTCTTCTTTCATGGGGTGTCAGTATATCTATTGACAATGCTACCCATCTCCCTTACATGCTCGAGCGGGGAGAACAGAAAGTGGGCCTAGCTGTTAAAAACACATTGCAAACAATTTTTGACTGCAATATAAAACAGTACAATTTTACACAGgtgataaaatgaattttacaaCTTCAATTGCATGGAATTTGGTTTTTATATGTCAGTTACaagttttattgtaaaagttGTGTTTCTTTCGAGTTAAGTATCTCCATACCAAAATATctgtatacataattatatatttattgtaaaaattaaatactggtATGAGCAAAATACTGGTATGAGCAAAATACTGGTATGAGCAAAATACTGGTATGAGCAAAATACTGGTATgagcaaaataatgttttattattttgctcaTATAGTTCATTTATCTAGATATGACATACTGCAGCATCATTTGtgcttatttctttattaacatCTATGATCATTTTCTTTTGaccatttaactttttttagatttagatcagaaaataaaagttttaagttttttttttcttcaggttgtataaaatattttgttgttttacagCATCAACTTTTACAATTTGGGTTCAATTTTGTTGAAAATGACACCTCTCGGAGTACAGATCCATTTATACTGAGTTATAAGACACCTCaagttaattttaaagacaaacTCACATTATCATTTGAGGTTGGTGATGTGCATACTATCTGGAAtaggtaataattattttactgacGAACAcatacttttactggtggtaaggctttgtacaagctcatctgggtaggtactacccactatgtcagatattctatcgctaaacagcagcTCGTTATTATTCTGttgtggtttgaagggtaagcgagccagtgtaattacagacacaagggaaataacatcataatattgccaatgcgccaccaaccttgggaggttggtagcgcattggcgatgtaagcaatatttaacatattttacaatGCATAgtcattggtgaccacttaccatcaggtgacccatttgcacGTTggtctac
This genomic stretch from Nymphalis io chromosome 17, ilAglIoxx1.1, whole genome shotgun sequence harbors:
- the LOC126775125 gene encoding uncharacterized protein LOC126775125, translated to MNGHVINDPLAVIYNEGQWRINRVSPMHNLQYSEVKLKQYASKIRQAFVSAIATNSTLKYSVIIENLSLLKYSEEDSNGLMITVTSSSQDNSSAKNKIIYVAILLSWGVSISIDNATHLPYMLERGEQKVGLAVKNTLQTIFDCNIKQYNFTQHQLLQFGFNFVENDTSRSTDPFILSYKTPQVNFKDKLTLSFEVGDVHTIWNSIKDEVNRESESVTLAYQILQNQIYHMMTLDITVFDLCEVLLSKAEVKSNGVVKMKTPEIVNSVFTVLNNITSNLYITFH